The Phoenix dactylifera cultivar Barhee BC4 chromosome 12, palm_55x_up_171113_PBpolish2nd_filt_p, whole genome shotgun sequence genome includes the window TGATGCACAACTTGTGGTCAATAATTAGTTTCCTAAAACCAAGAAGACAACCAATTTTGCCATAAAGTAACGTGGACACaagctttcttttcttgtgtttccttttcttttgtcagcCAAATGGACCCAAGGAATTAAAATGAGGCAATTAGTAGACCACAAGCAGAGGGAATCTAGCAAAAGAACAGGCATGCAAAGCAGCAGACCAGAAAGGAGCCACGTTGAGTGGGATCCTTGGTGGATTTACTCATCCCCCCTAACTTCTAAACTTAGAACATGAAACCATCAGAAGATAATATTAGAAACGCTAACATGATGCCAAAAAAAAGTAATATAAAgagttatatatatttttctatttcatcCTCCCACTGATGATATATAGTCTTGGTCACATGAGATATAGAGTATCCACGGAAGACCGGAAGATTGGAAGGGTTGCTGCCAACATTCGGCCAGACAAGGTTGGATTAGCTTCACGAACAGTCGAATGGACAGATCTACTCGAAGTTGGAGGTCCGATCTACAAACAGGAGAGAAGACACTAAAGGTTGTCAAACTTAATCCGGTGGGGAGCCCTCCCATATCTAAGGCCAAATTTTTAGGAAACAATGGGGATTTAGGAGAGCTTTGAGTGGAGTAAGAGGGATCCAATAGCCTAGAATAAATATAGAATTTACCTACCTACAGGTTTTCCGAATCTGATACATATAAGAATGAGAGTGTAAGGTTATTATTCAAAAAACGATCAGGCACAGTATAACTATCAGATGTCCAATAATTGTCTAGTCGTGCAATAATTGCTCAACGTGAGGACGAGTTAGAACTGTCCTGCAATATACCTCACAAATGCATAGAATTATAATCACCCATTTAATGAGTTTTAATTATCTTAAATATGTCTGAATAAGAGACATCTAGTTTGTTGATCGGCCGGTTTGATGGATCTGTCGGCTGCCTATTTAATTTTGATCGACTGTCCTGGATGGCCACTCTAATTCTGGTCATCGGTCACAAGCTCATAAAGTAGATTAACATCATAGtcattctttctctttctcaagGTAATGGTCCTAATGGAGGAGCCTGCAcgctttatttttctttggagCTCCACCCTCGTTGTCATATCAACATATTTACagagattattttttttgcctGGAGCGCGTCTTCACATATCTAAACTCGGGCATTTTAAAGTAGATATCCATAGTTCATCATTTATTGACCATCGTTCATAGACACAATAGGAGAGTTATATACCATCTATATAGCTTTTTCATGTAGCATTAATTTTACTATAACACTACCCAAAGAATACTCGGACAGCAAAATGCAATTTAATTCACTTGCAGCGTCTGGAACCCACACCTGAGCAGAATTCAAGTCTACCCACATGCCTTCTTATGGTAAAAGATTAAAGATAGCCATCTACCATTGCAGTGGCTCATGGCAAACCAAGCAGCTGGAGGAAATGAGCACCCAGTACAATGGTGCATTGGAGAGCAACTgtatccatttgatccttcgcAAACTATGCCATCTAGGTTGTTCTGATGTGCTTTATGTACAAGTTGAGCCCaagatataataatataataataaaattttatgattatgaaaaagatactagaaattagatatagtataatacagtAACAAAATTTCATAATTTGATACAAATACTAATTTTAAATATGATAATTAGATCTCATGAATTTTGGAGATTGATTTGAGATATACCAAATTGTGCATACAATATGTGGCAGGCCATGATATCTAATATCGTATATAGTATATACTATAATAGACGAGATTGTGCATGATTTTAAACTGTAATATGGAATTACCTTGTAGATAGTTAAACACAATTTCCACCTTGGAGGCGtaatttttttgagatgaactGGGGTACGAGTTGTCGGCATGCCTCCAATAGGCTAGGATGCAGTGGTTGGCGTTGCTACACCAATGCGTACATGAACTAGCTAAGCAAGATGGGTCCACCGAGTGTATGGCGTCTCACAGCTCTTTGTGCCGTCCCCAGCTGGATCGTTGGCCATTAATAATTGTAGGTTGATGTGGGCCATCCACCTTAATCAAGGATTCAGGACGGCAGCCAGGAATGATCCGTATGAAATTTGATATTGGCTGTAGGGGGTGCATTGTCACTGTATATTAAATTTTAGCTTTCTCAGTGTTTTCTTGAATCAAGTCCTCTTATATACAAATCCATAGCTGCTCTTGCCTTCACGCAGAAGTTTGAGAAAAATGGATTTCAAAGCCCTCTCCAAGTCCTTGCTCTTCTTCTACTGGTACCTACGAACGAGACTTAGAAGTGCCCATGCAACCCAAGTAAAATTGTTCAAGTACCCTTCCGAGGACAAGCTCGCATCAGGCCAAGTTCTAATTTGTGATGTGGAAGGAGGGCTTCTGAGGTCTTCCTCCACCTTCCCGTACTTCATGCTTGTGGCCTTGGAAGGAGGGGGTTTCCTAAGGGGTTTTCTCCTCTTGCTTCTGTACCCTCTGGTCTGTCTTCTTAGCCATGAGGTGGGGCTAAGGCTTACGGTCATGGGGGCCTTTTGTGGGCTAAGGAAGGATGGTTTTAGGGTAGGAAGGGCTGTGTTGCCGAAGTTCTTATTAGAGGATGTGGGGTTGGAAGGGTTTAAGGTCTTGAGGAGGGGAGGGAAGAGGGTGTGTGTCAGTAGCATGCCGAGGGTGATGGTGGAAGCGTTCTTGAAGGAGTATATGGAGGTGGAAGTGGTCTTGGGGAGAGAGCTGAAAGAGTTTGGTGGCTATTACACTGGGTTGATGGAGGAGGAGAATAAGATATGGGAAGGCATGTCTTTGAAGGAGTTGtttggaggagagggagagatgaaAGCCGGTGTTAGTGGATTCGGAGGCTATCTCAACTCTTTTCATCTCCGACTATTCTCCCATTGCAAGGTTAGCTACtctctctttatctctctctattATCTCTCCCAGGGAACGAGTAGAGTATACAGAGCGAGCAGAAAGGTGGCTGGGCTCAGAAGAAGCAGATTCGAAGAAAGATCACTcaaataggtcttccaccgttcCTTTATTTTGATGCGCTTTGTGGCACGGCCGGTCTTGAGAATAATAGTGAAAGCAACACCAATCATTTTAGAGAACCGAAGAATAATATATATCACACAAAGAAACACCTCCAAAGAGAGGAGGCCGTGCAACTGTTAAAGTAATACTGCATGCAGAAGCTTAGATTTTTTGAACACACACAAGCAGACACACATAGATCCCTGACAGTTGATTGCCTCAGCCAGCCCAATAGTGTTGCCTGTatagctttattttattttattttgcaatcTTGGTCTTCAAATTCAAACCGACAAGGCTATGTTGAGCATAACTCAATTGTACGTAGTAATACAAGCACGAATATAATAAGATAATAATAGGTTGTTACCTTTCCTTAAAAGTACTATTTTACCTTGAAGCACAAAACTTGATAATCTCTAGAGTTTTTTTCTATTATTCTAGCTAGGACTCTGGTAGCACTTcgacctttttttttattcatcaGGTAAAATTATTGTTGTGCAATAGTTTTGTGGTCATATTGGATGAAGAGTATTAATTGGATGTGGTCATATTGGTAGTCTTTTCTCTTCATTAACTAGAGGAGTTCTTCATCCATATGATCCATTGCTCTTTCGTATGTCTTCATCAACGAGAGGTAATGGATGTGTCTTGGTAGTCTTTTCTCTTCATTAACTTGATATTAGCTAATGGAAACACTACTCTTCATAAACTCGACTTTAATGAACAGTAATGGATGTGGTCATATAATTGGTTGTCTGTCTTCATCACTAACTATGGCGGATGTGGAACTTTAAGTGGAAGGCTCCACATGCTGGACTCTGCGTCTTCTCCTTTAAATTTACACTGTGTCAAAAGTGCATTGGGGTTCTCAAATTTCCTCATGTATAAAAATATCATTTCATTCACAAACAAAATTTTGTTATATAACAATCATCTTTTCTGAGATAATGGGGAGGAAGTAAGATACTTGCCCCAAGTTTTATTGATCACAAAGGTTGCTGATTACATAGTGGGATCAATAGATATGTACCGCAGTGAAGGCCTGTAAGGGACTGCAGGCTTTACCTCACTGTTCCCCATTCGATACAAAAATAACTCACGCATGGCCCTGTCCCATCCACCCAAcaagagtaaatgaaaagtACCTCCAAAACCCTTGAGCATTGGGGGGCACTCAAGTTAGGGTTAATGTTCTTACAGTTCCTCTCTCTATCCTAACCAACTTCTCTTTCCAACAAATTTATTTCCCCTGATCTATTTTAATATTTCTCTTTAACAAGTTTATCCACCTCCAATATCTATCTTGAtcccatcttcttttttttttatgtttatttgtttaatattatttattctttcttttctaatATTTCTCTTTTACTACATGCATGCATAGTGCCTGCCTATACTACAAGAATCTCATGAATCACTATACTCAACATGTGCCCGGACACTAGTGTTAAGAAATTAATGATGCAGTTCTCATACATTTCTAGTGATGATCAGCCTTGTACGTACTCATCTAGCTATCTTATTGGCTTGTTATATGTGTATTTCCTTGCAGGAAGTATACTTGGTTGGTGAAGCTGAGAAGAGAAGATGGCATCCCCTGCCAAGATCAGCATACCCTAAGCCGCTCATATTCCACGATGGCAGGATAGCCTTTAGGCCAACCCCAGCCTCCACCCTCTGCATGTTCTTATGGCTTCCCCTCGGCGTCGTCATCGCCATCTTCCGAGTCGTCATCTTCATGTTCTTCCCCTACAGCCTCTCCATTCCTATGGTTGCCTTCTTGGGCTTGTACTGCAGGgtcaccaccacctcctcctcctcccctcacCATCGAGAGCTCGAGAATTCCCGAAAATCTCGCGGCCAGCTCTACGTGTGCAACCACCGCACCCTCGTCGATCCCGTTTACATCTCCGGCGCCCTCAAACGCCGCGTTACCGCCACCGTTTACAGTGTCAGCCGCATCTCGGAGCTGATCTCTCCCATAAGAACCATCAGGCTGACGAGGAACCGAGAGGCCGACAGGGAGAGAATGGAGTCGCTGCTCAAAGAAGGAGACCTTGTGGTGTGCCCCGAAGGGACGACATGCCGCGAGCCGTACCTCCTCCGGTTCAGCCCGTTGTTCACCGAGCTAAGCCACGAGGTCGTGCCGGTAGCGGTGAAGGTGCATGTCAGGATGTTCTACGGCACCACCGCGAGCGGATTCAAGGGCTTGGATCCGCTCTATTTCCTTATGAATCCGTTCTCGTGCTATGATGTGGTGTTCATGGAGAAGGTGGCCACTGGTTCTGTCGATGGGAAGCAGTGCAGCAGTCGCGAGGTGGCTAACTATGTGCAAGAGAAGATAGGGAAGGTGTTGGGTTTTGAGTGCACAGCCCTCACAAGAAGGGATAAGTATTTGATGCTTGCAGGTAACGAAGGGATATTCGAATAGAGAAGCAAAAGGGAGATGATATGAGATCAtggatggatgcatgcatgcaatGGGTCCTATTCCTTTCCCGAAAATATTTGAGGGAGACTCTTAAGTGAGCTCAAGGGTAGAAAAGATCTTGTTTCACGACACCTTTTGTTTCTCtttctatatatacatattgcgattttaagaggctttgttttgtttatttggataggGGTTTGAAGTAAATTTCCTCATGACTATGAGGATAGAGAATAGGAAAAAGGGCTAAGATTAACATGCTACCTCGtgctatatattttttataatttgtaCAGAAGTAGTTCATCCTAATAAATTAAGGTGGTtgaaacacataatatatttccaTGCATGTCCACATGTATCATGACTTGAGAATCAGCTAAAGCTAGACATTATGCAACCCTAAAAACATGAACCAACCTGATCTCAACATGTATGGCACACTGCACGCTGCTGCACAAACATAAATGCTTATAAAGGGGGAAATTGCAGGCAAAAATTGTAGTATAAGAGAAAGACAATATGGCTCCATGTAAAATAAGTTAATGCAGGAGAAATCGattgtatattttattttaccaaCTGATCAATTTAGGAAAAATCATCAAATGAATGCTGGAGGTCTAATTATTGTGGTGCAAGCATGTATTGACTCGTGATATTATAGAGCATTGTTCGTATTTAATAGTGGTCCAGCTAGGAATTAACATCCAACAGTGCAGATCCAGCTTTAGACTACCAGTGGCCCCAGCATTTCATATATATTGCAAGGAATTAGAGTGAGAAGTTCAGCAAAATAGTCTATTTAATGACTTCGTACTTGATGTCATACATAAGGCCAATTCTATGTATCTTATGGATGTAAAAATATCTTATTGTCTTGGAGGCCAAAACTTTTATGTTGAAAACTTATGATCAAAATGTACCTTTTGTtctattagaaaaaaaaagagagggagattAAAAGGCTTAACATAATTAGCTATCTATTTCATATAAACTGATCTAGATCAAAAGGTGGTACAATGGCATCTGATTTGTTTGACTTTGGACAATCTTTGTAGCACGCAACGATATTATTGCATCAACAAACATCATAAGGCTTATGCATGGCAAGATTTGCTGGTCATgttgttggagttttaattaaaaaaaggtttaaactttttttatttcttaaactttagttgttttaaataTCTTTTTGTGAGACGGCTCTTTCAGAAGAGTTGTGACTCTTCGAAAGAGAATGttcattttttaaaagatatgGTATTTCTGAAATGTTACGTATTTTCGAAATTATCGCATCTCTTGGGTATTCCGAATAGAGTCTATAAATAAACTTTCCTAGGATTAACTCAAAAACAATctgatctctctctttctcactagTACTCTATCGACCGGGGGGTTATCCTACAGGTAGAGTTTTTGCACCCTTCAACTCTGCtttctatcttttttatttttcaggcaTCTAAATGAGTCGGTTGGGTCAAGTCTCAACATTGATCGTGCTTGCTAGAGAAGGATCAGGTTGAGTCAGGTTGTTGTACCTTAAGAACGAGATCGTTGCAAAGCTGCATGTAGGGGACGAATCACGTTCTTAGGGCAGTGTGTATCATATGCCCTGATTCAGGCAAGCTCTTTTCAATGTTCTAATTTTATTCTAAtagattattttttatatacaaTTATAAAATTACGATATAGTAATTTTTAAGCAATATATTTCCAACAGTGTAAGAACCTGATCTTGTTAcactaaaaaattttatttgatcATTTATCAAATTTTATTCAATTGCATAAGGCTAAATTTGGTTTTAATTGTATAGAATTAGAAAGCTATAAAAGTTTTTTATTATCAAAAATCAGTCCTTTTAGAAAGTCATATtgctttcaaaattgtgcaaatatattttttgcaaCTTTAAAGCCATACAAAAATTTTCTGCagatttaaaatatttgcagaatttttctgcaacTTTAAAGTCTGTGTAGgaattttttgagattaaaaatatatgtagaaTATTACCGCAACTTTAAAATCCATGCAAATTTCTACAGCTTTAAATCTATGTAATCTATTTTCTGCAATCTGTGATTTTTGTGCAGAATTTTCTGTATCTTTAAAATTTGTGCAGAAAACTCCATATTTAAAAGCTATGCAGAAATTACTGTTGCTTTAAAAAATATGCATATTATTAGCTTTTCTCAAAATATATACTATTGCTTTGAAAATGTGCATAAATTACAAAATTACATTACTTGTTATATTTCTTagtgtggttatttaattttaatgatattattgctctttattgtatttattttaaaaccTAAAATCTAACTTAAAATCTGACGAATCAAAAGAGTActaacaaaaagatgaaccggCATATCTAGATTTGTCATAAATTTGTTAAACAACTCAAAAAGAGTAATGTCActtttttggaaatttgtcaaatttgagaaaaaattGGCAGATTGTTTAACTAAGGGTTTGTCTATGAATGAAGTCATAGAAtcatcgagggggatggggcttaaGCCCACTATTCGGTCACCGACAGTGGATACCCAACTCTATGATTGGAGATGCCATAAAGAAGATTCAATATGGTAGAAATAAAATTGATTGAGTTATCATGTGAAAGCATATTTTTTTTAGTATATTTTTCTTCCATCTCTATGATGAGTACTCTTATCAGTGTCAAAAGTATATATTGGAAATATTGAGTTATACTCTTAATGAGTCGAAGATAGAAAATCTGTAGCGTATTAGGTTACAAATATCCTTGGAGAATTTACCTATGTGAGAAGTATTGTATAGGCCGTGACCAAGGATTTGGGCTAACTCTAATATAATTCTCATAAAAAATCATGGAACTAAGCACAAGGCCTTTAAATGATATTAACCGCATAAAAACCTAATTGATCTATACTGTGTGTGTGATAAATAAAAGTCTGAATCAAATGGTCTAGTTCGAGATCTAATCCACTATAGTTCCTTCAAAAAATATTATCAACACTAAGTGAGGTTCAAGTCTATGGGATACCTTACCCATTGCACTGTATAAGTTGTCCAGATATTCTaccttataatttttaaaaaaataaatcttttgTGGAGgattgttggagttttaattaaaaaaagatttaaattttcttatctcttaaattttagttatttaaaatattttttgtgaTTCATCTCTTTCAAAAGAGTTGGGACTCTTCGAAAGAGAATAttagttttctaaaaaaatgcAGTGTTTCTAAAACATTACGTATCTTTGAAACCATCGTATCTCTTCGGTATTCAAACTTaggacctctgctctgatacaATGTTGAAATTACCACTTGtctcaaaagcttaagctaaaaggatgaggtagatttatttatatattttatattttcttatagaatCTATAAATAGATTCTttcatgattaattcaaaaacaaTCCGAtcactctctttctcacttGCACTCTATTTTTCGAGAGTTTCTTCTATAAACAGAGAGCTTTtccactttcattttttttgctttctatctttttaattttttgagcaTTCGAAGGAGTTGCTCGGGCCAAGCCCCACAGCAATGTACTCGTTAGAAGGAGATCGGGTTGAGCTGGGTTGTACTTTGGAGACGAAATCGCCGCAAACCTGCACGTAGAAGGTGAATTACGTTTTTAGGGTAGTGCATATCACACGTCTCAATTCAGATAAgctcttttcaattttttaattttattttagtagATTATTCTTTTATAATACTATTATAAAATAACAATATAGCAATTTATAGATAATACATTTCTAACACATGTATCCATGTTCTTTAGGTGAACTCCTTTGCCTCTCCAAAGGGATATATCAATCAAACCATTTGAAGAAACGGATCCATGGGTTAGCTGTTGGGACATCAACTTTTCGGTTTTCAATAGCCTATATATAGCACATACTAAGTTCACAATATTTTCAGAAAAAACATGATGCAAAATGGCAAAGAATATTTTTAAACTTCACCTCCAACATGAAGATGATAGTTCTAAAGAGGGACACACTTGAGGATAATGAAGAGGATGTCTCGTACGTGGAGCAGAACATGCGCAACCTCATTTTCATTAGTTGAAGCATTTATGGAGAAGATGACACGTACTTGCTTTGGATGTAGATTTCTTTGTAGTTCGCTCTCAACGCGGTAATCCTATATTGctccatttttttatttgggGTTTATCCTGGTGATGTTAACCTGTACTTGATGATGTTGACCTGTAGATGTTCGATGGGATCGACTATTTCGAAGAAATCTAActaaattagatagaaagaagTAAGATAGGATAAaatatagagtttttttttttatacaaaacCCTCCTAAacattaaaatttatataaatatccttctaaaattaatatttatatatatatatatccttataaaatatttgttttgcatgtgtaccttttatttttttttatatatgcgCCCATACCATCTAATACAGTCAAAAAATTAgtggtttaaaattaaaataactgaAATATACTTAGTGAGTAGATATGCAAAAGGAAACATTTATAaaggtatatatgtaaataataCTTTATGAAGATATTCAGCCTATTTTAACATTCGGATTTGTCTAGGATAGCCTTCTGCCATATGGTCGTAGAGATTGTTAATAAATCTGAAGAGATcaaaatccttcaataattttgTTTGAGGATGATTGATATTGTTCTTCCACCCATGAGCATAACAGTAGCAAGAAAACTTGATCATTGCAACCTATGATGCGTCTTTAAGAGATTATAATCCTTTTCTATATTCTAATGTATGCCCTCGTATATAcatctataaaaataaatattataagctATGTTTTGACGaaataagatatacaagttgtTATAAATAAAGAGGAATAAGATAGAATAATCTCATAATTATAGTGAAAGAACTTCCATAACTCTTTTGTTATCTAATTGTcgaatcaatttttttaaaaaaaatatttttatagaaaatatcaaGGAACAAGCACTAAACAAATCCGAGTGTTAAAACAagcagaaataaaaaaaattaaaattttttgcatgtaaaccctcttaaatatgtaaaattacataaatatcctcgcaaagtattatttgcatatatacccttataatattttcttttgcatatatatccattaagaatattttagtcatttttaattttaaatcattaattttttgataacattagatggcatgggcacatatgccaaaaataaaaaataaaaattaaatacgcaaaataaatattttataaaagtataaatataaatatcaattttaagaggatattcatacaaattttaatatttaaaaaggtATCCACGCAAAAAAATCCTCAAATATAAATATGCTACAATAAAATagttaattattaataaaataatttactgCAATATATGATTGATCATAAATAAGTATCATAAAGCAACCAAGAAAAATAAGTTAAC containing:
- the LOC103719324 gene encoding probable glycerol-3-phosphate acyltransferase 3, with amino-acid sequence MDFKALSKSLLFFYWYLRTRLRSAHATQVKLFKYPSEDKLASGQVLICDVEGGLLRSSSTFPYFMLVALEGGGFLRGFLLLLLYPLVCLLSHEVGLRLTVMGAFCGLRKDGFRVGRAVLPKFLLEDVGLEGFKVLRRGGKRVCVSSMPRVMVEAFLKEYMEVEVVLGRELKEFGGYYTGLMEEENKIWEGMSLKELFGGEGEMKAGVSGFGGYLNSFHLRLFSHCKEVYLVGEAEKRRWHPLPRSAYPKPLIFHDGRIAFRPTPASTLCMFLWLPLGVVIAIFRVVIFMFFPYSLSIPMVAFLGLYCRVTTTSSSSPHHRELENSRKSRGQLYVCNHRTLVDPVYISGALKRRVTATVYSVSRISELISPIRTIRLTRNREADRERMESLLKEGDLVVCPEGTTCREPYLLRFSPLFTELSHEVVPVAVKVHVRMFYGTTASGFKGLDPLYFLMNPFSCYDVVFMEKVATGSVDGKQCSSREVANYVQEKIGKVLGFECTALTRRDKYLMLAGNEGIFE